The DNA segment ATGCCTAACTTCAatagatacttatatataataacttgcaAAACAACCTTCGAGAATTTGTAATAAAGGATTAAATACTCCTGAAGTTTCtgacatttataaatagtaatttctCAATTGTTTTGTTAGGATACAACTACATGATATAATACACATTAAACACGAAAATTTCAATCGTTTCGGTTTACacgtttagtattattattataatatggcattttactggtggtagggatttgtgcaagctcgtctgggtaagtaccacccactcatctgatattctaccgcaaaacagcagtacttggtattgttgagtttcggtttgaaggttgagtgagccagtgctattacaggcacaagggacataacatctaagttcccaaggttggtggcgtattggcgatgtaagcgatgtttgacatttctaacaatgccaatatcaatggtcgttggtgaccacttaccatcaggtggttcatatcctataaaaaaaatcaatgttggtttcttttgaaatataatgggattacatttttaatctgttagtAAAgcgtataaacataattttatttaattattgatttttgatGTCAAATGTGCCGCGGTGCTTAAGTTTTGATACTTTATACAGTTCAGTCCTCACCCCATCTCGCAGAGAATCCGCCATGCTCTTCCTCATGAAGTGCACAACCGCTGGTGTGTCGAGTTGATACTTATTTTTCATCGAATACAGCTGCAAATTCTTATCAACGTACTGAGTGAACTGCGTCGTATCTGCCGCGTCTCCATTCACACCTATTACCAGTCCCTCTGAGATTTCAATGATCTTATCCGCATCTGTATCAACAACGTGAAAACGATCAAGAGATAAACCATTAAGAAACGAGTTGTCATCGTTTTCCTTTACGCTTTGAATAGTTAAACGGTATACGCAGTGATACCGATGTGAAAGTCGCAGTTTCGATCGCGATATCTTACGGTGACTTCCCACGGTATTTGATATTACGGACGGACGCCGATGAGCCCGCACCGACTCACCATGGGAAGAGATGTGAAGGAAATCGGTTACTTCAAAGGTGCGGTGAGAGAGCCGTGGCGGCTGTGATACGTTCTCTTTCACATTTTATTTTGGAATGACAAAATGGCTTTAAAATCTCAAAACCAACACTGACTAATACGCAACGTTGGATCAGTCTCGGTGCATCGACCGTGCGTGAATGATCTGCAGAATCACGCACCGTGGGAAGCCATTTTATTATTAGCcactcttatttttatatatcaagaaCAACTCTTATCGATTTTAACTAACGTTAGTGTATTTTTGCAACATAGTgtctgttatatataaaattaatacccGCATCGACTGACACTTGGGCTTATTGTGACACTATAATATGTGTTGTACATATGTGTTGTTTTTAATTGGAAATAAGAGTAGCTTGGCACTGCCGTGCCTCCAGAAGAGCAATGCAAATTGTGTGAAGTGCAGTTGTCCTTAAAAAAGGAGaatatcacatatatatttttttaactaaatattatattaatgttttagttaacAACGACTCTTTTATAAAATGCTTTTAAGGAAACAGATCTCACGGTCCCCAAACCCAGGTTGgaccgataaaaaaatattgcgtatTTCTGCCGAGAAATTCTCAACAGCAGGCTGAAATTGGGCAGTGTTTATATTGTCTTCGGACAATATACAAAGTTTGTCGAATGTATGTGCTGCGCTTAAACTATTTCTGGTCGTATAGAATTTGCGTCCCAACAGATTGAGAGCGAGGAaatttgtgcattataatatttcccACACAGACCTTATTCTCCCTTCAGAACGGTAATGGCTGGAATCTGTCAGGACATCTCTTATTTTTTTCCTTCATCTCTGcgttatcatatataaataaaaccaaatatcGCCATTGCAGGTACATAATTTTACAAACAGCGCTGAACGTGATAACTGAACTAATCTGAAGTAATGCGACCCGCAGGCAAAGCCATCAGCAAACATAGAACAGTAACTTATTATCACTGCATTGGGAGCGAGGTGACCCTACAAGGTCGCTAACTGACattgattttatcataatattctaatttaaGATTCGCGACGTTACCTGAGTCTATTCATATCAAAAgcaagataaaaaagaaaaaaatctcgCTGAGTAACTTTCGTTCTTATAAGATCTGAACTATTTTTGAACCATTGGCAGTTTTtggacaatataattaaaattataaggtaTGGaggcagatatatatatatatatacataccttatatacataatgttattCCTTATGAACCGATTCTACATTGGTACATGGATTCAATATTATTCAAGTAAAAACTTATGttgtactaatatttatttgatttcgaACGATTTCAAAGCAGGTCATATGTGAAATCTTCTCACACGTACATTAATCGTTAATCTGCAGACACAACTACGTATCATGTACTGCTTGCGTGACTTTTACGTGACGTGTATGTATGTAAACAGCAAAAACAATGGGGGATATTTGGTCAAAAATAATAGTAGGTATAATAATTTGCGTCGTTGCTTGTCTTCTtaacagaaaattatttattaacaaggtCTCAGAATGGTTGAATAATGATTTCGCATCGCATCAGAATATTCAAGAAAAACAGCGAAATAAAATCTATGCTTTTATATtctcgtattttatttattatttgagcatttatttatgaaatgattgattgaaatatttaaaaaaaaccttaatttataacgtaatgatataataatattatatatatagccaaCAGCCACTGTGTCAATACCTTCCAGTCATTTTGTCTATTGGTCGATTTTATCAAAGCTTTTCgcttttcgcttatatttattttattataactaacgTCTTCCAACATTGCTTGAATGTTTATTAACGCTATATCGATTTCATATACAAAATCACATGTTATTAATTGGGTACGACACCAATCCAACAAAACGCGTATTCACTAATCATACAAATATTGAGtgaaaagtttgtttgtttttttttccggTTTCACGCACAAACTACTAATCGGATTGACATAAGACTTTCACATTATCATTATATGTATGCTTTACTTTAAACATATTGCAAGTAAAGTCAATTAAGGGCTTTAGATttcaatactatatttttaaaaatagttaatacatctatcttttgtaattatatccAAGGGATGgcgttaaataaaactatacaatttaaaaaaaaaacttgccagtttttatttaatctgtgctCTGAActgaataaagataatataaacgGTGAAAGTATAATAGATCGTATTTTCATAAATAGTAAAACTGAGAGGAAAAATTTCAAATTGATTGCTTGGGCGGATCCGGTTAAAACCTATCGTCAGTCGTCACTTTTCACCCACACGTATGAGAACTAATaggtgaaatttataaaaagcttGTAATAATGGTTGCTTTAGATCCATTTATTTGTAACACttgaaaaaagttatttagcAAAGGCACTAAAATCAATTACTATTAAAGTGTTTATTTCGGAAATCTTAGACGTTATCAAAGTCCGACCGCAATCTCAAAGACGTATTTTAGAAAATGATTTGAGGTTTTAATCGATAataatgagtttgtttgttctttgtttgaacgcgctaatctctgGCTAATCACCAGTCAGATTTGAGAAAAAAATTTTAGATCAATAGACCAATTCTTGAGTAAGGTTACGGTACACGAGGGCGAAGCAGGAATGTTTAACGCGGGTGAAATCGCGCAATACAGTTAGTATTGAATAATTTCTAtttctatttcaattttaagCACTATAAGGTTAAGTATTATTTTGtgcaatattgtatatatttcctCACCATCTTTCATAATAATGAAGCTTTGTGTGTTCATCTGATCTGCGGCGATGATTGTGAACTCCTTGCATTGTATTCCGAGGAGgcattgaataattaaattcgtATTTGCCATAACGATATctttacgaaataaaatatatatctatataaagaaaaataaactaaaataatcgaAAATCTTGTCAAAAATCGTTAttctacagataaaaaaaaatatttctttcgaaACTGACATGTTACATTTTGAGCTTTTCAAATTACAACAAGTACAAGGCATCTACCTCATCTGAATTAACTACGTGTATGAAATCAActtatagtaaaaaattaagtgtatattgctaattgtaattttaaaaatatgataaagtatttaaaatcactacagtaaataataactaataaaaaaattatatccttATAATTATTGTCAAGCTTTAAAAACACCTTAAACatctaacaaaatttaatttcaccataatatatgaaaaaaaagatttaaaaaaaatagcttatctTTTGTCTTATTCTTATGTTTATGGATAACATGTGgacataataattacaaatacatatagtCCGACAAAAATCTTATCGCgtggttattaattattatactcaGTTCATTTTGAAAATATGGACACAATTTTAGATTTCTCATGCCATCAGACAAAACTCGTTAATAAGCCTTGATATGTTCCTTGAAAGTAAGAAGATTTTATTAACTGTACTGTATGTAACCCTAAGTCTACGTTCTCGCAAATGTCATTGGAACGTCAGTTTAAGTCAGATTCttattttagtttgtaaaaaaaaataagacgaagatttaaaaaaatagattaaaaatatagtaacattCTGATAcgattataaatcatttatacaATCTCCCATAGATCTCGTTCAAAATGTCACGAAAACCGACATGACGTTATGGCTGCTCGTAAGTTaaagagaaaacattttttCCTTTTACGACCCTGTCGAGACTAAGCCTAAATCCTACTTTACGATGTCTATCTGAATTCCTCGTTACGAAACATATATTTACGCTTCGCAACGCGTAGTGTATACTGTCAATATTAGCTGTTCTTATCATTCTACACACATTTGACAAAAAGGATCTTATGTGTTTGGTTTTTAGTACGATAATGCTATGACACATAACTCTAGCGCTAGGCATCGTTAATAGAGGCCCTTTTACACActgttgtgtttataatttgttgaattatgtaaaatattatgttatctaATTAAAGATCTTATGTAGGGAACAAAAGGtagaataagatttttttttttctagatattgtattttttggcagtaaaatttcaaattttaggATAACGTTTTTATATGTAACGATTAAGTGGAACGTACCTAACGCAAATAATACCGATTACGCGCgttgtaatttttaatgtgAATGACTTTTTGTTACCTATTTTGTCGaacaaaaattgttaaaatcaatttgacttatgacataatattaagaaatattagataactttaatttaatgttacttGTAGCTGTAGGTACTATACTAAGAACCTTACTTATTATAAACGTCGTTtaaatgtttagttaaacactgatttctctctttctataaTTGTTGATCTgagattcgaaagaagaagacgcagcattatttaactaattgcTCCCTAAGCtacatttatactatataaatacatatattgtatacaaaacAATGTTTGGAAAGTAGCACAATGGACTTGCTTCATTgtcttaatatgtatttttaatcaacATTTTACTCGTAATAATACTtacatcatataattatttcttgcgtttaattatgaataaaacatgagtaacattttcttataatattttaattctggTTTCTAAGCGACCTGCTAAGTTTAAGACAAAATGTtacagagttttttttattcatgtgtTACGTGAGACTTatcttatgtatattataaaaatataaaactttatatatatttttcaccatTATTTAGGGAATTTTATGACATTTTCCtaagtgaataataataataagaaataggtATACgtaattaacttataaaaatagaagTATTGATGTATTTTCGAAAATAATCTTCTAATTCAAAATCCTTATTCAATATTCATTGAAacgttacacttatttattgattattatcaataatcttaatataagTGGTTTGGTACCGAAATAATCTTGATAGTAAGCTTCTCTGaattttaatcgtttaaaaaatatttagtactaGATTGTATTGTTACCGTTGTTGCTTTCAAAGAAGTTTTAAATTTCAGTTACCCATACAAAAGTCATTTGCAGAATTTTACCCATAAATCATACGAGTGAGGTTAATTAAAGCTTGTAAAATACTTTGAGGTAAGAAGTGTTTTTGTGTATTCAAGTCGTAATTCCCGTTAATGTCACGATGGCATCTGAGAGTTTTCTGAACCTGACGTTGGTTGCGATTCATTGGACTGCTCCTCTGATGGTTGATGAGAAGAATTAATAGGATATGGTGACAAATTAATAGAGAACTCCGGCTTGTATTCTGGTGACTGCTGTGATACTGACGAATACTCAGAACGTGGTGACAGGTGATATCGTGGCGAATATTGTCCTTCAACGGGCATTAACGTTGGCGGAACTAGAACCAAGTTTGATTTTTcttgttgttttaaattgaaaatatatctatctatttcCAGCATCGCTATCTCTCGCGTATTCTCCTTTAATGTTTTTAGCTTTTTGCATAACAATTGGGTGTAAAGTGTGCATTCTTCTAAATCCGgatctaattttttatttcgttttaagcATTCGCTACCTTCGCTCGATTGTTTATTATGATCAGAACTTTGAATCTTTCTTCGTTTAGGTGTTTTCGTTGCTggtattgtttcttttttaaaatattcttcttcATTACATTCTGAGTTAGAGTCTTCTTTGATAAATGTTGATACGGAGgactgaaataattacaaatttttattataatgtttaatacgtGATCGACAAGTGGACCGGTATTGGtgcatacaaataattaattattactttattgtcTAATATGCGCAATTGTATCGAGATTCAGTAacaatattctgtaagaactcacttcattacttgcccgtgaaatgttgacaaacgACTTAtggtatataatatgatatactattttgatgcgtgtatttttgatatgttatgattattatggtcaatgtcgcataacaTTTTcggacatttcacgaccgatttctgtggtgaatttcgagttttgtttattatatatcgaTTGAGTAAcgacatttgaaataaaattgacagtaaaatgtaacttttattatctttgaaatatatgaacataattttattttatttacgtttaacTCAATTTGTAACTGTATTATAACCTAGTATTTAAATGAACTAGTATCGTCTTTGGTCTAATTTtgctatataaaatatgcaaagcgttatataaacatttcaaacTACATGTTTAATTCCTct comes from the Nymphalis io chromosome 1, ilAglIoxx1.1, whole genome shotgun sequence genome and includes:
- the LOC126771374 gene encoding uncharacterized protein LOC126771374 codes for the protein MTGQSSNVNMEWKTDTIFQFLNLYQKEPSLWNTTSMEHKNKDDTYDAWNRIKQQLGDRNIPIKEIKRKRDNLMSTYRRLRGKVEKSRLTGGEEEIYKPDWPFYNFMATFLDDMYNPRKLPCPDASISSVSTFIKEDSNSECNEEEYFKKETIPATKTPKRRKIQSSDHNKQSSEGSECLKRNKKLDPDLEECTLYTQLLCKKLKTLKENTREIAMLEIDRYIFNLKQQEKSNLVLVPPTLMPVEGQYSPRYHLSPRSEYSSVSQQSPEYKPEFSINLSPYPINSSHQPSEEQSNESQPTSGSENSQMPS